One Helianthus annuus cultivar XRQ/B chromosome 12, HanXRQr2.0-SUNRISE, whole genome shotgun sequence genomic region harbors:
- the LOC110894563 gene encoding protein CHUP1, chloroplastic, which produces MIVRVGFLVAASIAAYAVKQVNVKRPPSTSVKKSAGKDEEEEEKEEVKLISGLINVQPNSPDFEDDILPEFADLLSGEIDIPYDKDRVYEAEMANSENELERLRNLVKEFEEREVKLEGELLEYYGLKEQESDVVELQRQVKIKTVEIDMLNKTISTLQTERKKLQEEVLQAASYKKELNSARSKIKELQRQFQLEANQTKGQLLLLKQQVGILQTKEKDAVRKDIDIDKKLKTLKELEVDVVELKRKNRELQHEKRELVIKLDAAEARIATLSSTTETEMVANVREEVNKLKHTNEDLLKQVEGLQINRFSEVEELVYLRWVNACLRFELRNYETPAGKTSARDLNKNLSPRSQEKAKQLMLEYAGSERGQGGDTDLDSNFSLPSSPGSEDFDTASIDSSMSRYSSLSKKPSLIQKLKKWGKGKDDYQSSALSSPSRSFSGGSPRPSSSQKPRGPLEALMLRNAGESVAITTFGEGDQESPNSPSDPNNVASSFQLMSRSVEGVLDEKYPAYKDRHKLALEREKKIKEKANQARAIRFGDTSGYKPPINSKTVSLPPKLAQVKERVTLTPDASANQSTDGSELGSSTVSKMQYADIEKRPPRTARPPPKRTGGAPAATANPVVSGGGPPPPPPPPGAPPPPGGPPPPPPPPGSLGRGAGGGDKVHRAPELVEFYQSLMKREAKKDTSVISTITSTTADARSNMIGEIENRSTFLLAVKADVETQGDFVESLASEVRAASFTDIEDLLAFVNWLDEELSFLVDERAVLKHFDWPEGKADALREAAFEYQDLMKLESQVTNFVDDPNLSCEAALKKMYKLLEKVENSVYALLRTRDMAMSRYKEFGIPVNWLQDSGVVGKIKLASVQLARKYMKRVASELDALDGPEKEPNREFLVLQGVRFAFRVHQFAGGFDAESMKAFEELRSRMNKQSNDENPPEA; this is translated from the exons ATGATTGTCAGGGTAGGCTTTCTGGTTGCTGCTTCAATTGCAGCGTATGCCGTTAAGCAGGTTAACGTTAAACGTCCTCCGTCAACTTCTGTAAAAAAATCTGCAG GaaaggatgaagaggaagaggaaAAAGAAGAGGTCAAATTGATTAGCGGTTTGATCAATGTGCAGCCAAACAGTCCTGATTTTGAAGATGACATCTTACCAGAGTTTGCAGACCTTTTATCGGGCGAAATCGATATTCCATACGATAAAGACCGCGTTTACGAAGCCGAGATGGCTAACAGCGAAAACGAGCTGGAACGGTTACGAAACCTGGTCAAAGAATTCGAGGAACGGGAAGTCAAACTCGAAGGTGAATTACTTGAATACTACGGACTAAAAGAACAAGAATCCGATGTTGTTGAATTACAACGACAAGTAAAGATTAAAACCGTGGAAATCGATATGTTGAACAAGACGATCAGCACGTTACAAACCGAGAGGAAGAAACTGCAAGAAGAAGTTCTTCAAGCCGCTTCGTACAAGAAGGAATTGAACTCCGCGAGGAGTAAAATTAAGGAGCTTCAGAGACAGTTTCAACTTGAAGCGAATCAGACGAAAGGGCAGCTGTTGTTGTTAAAGCAACAAGTTGGAATTCTTCAAACGAAAGAAAAAGATGCAGTCAGAAAAGATATTGATattgataaaaagttaaaaactttAAAGGAGTTAGAAGTGGATGTTGTGGAGCTTAAGCGGAAGAACCGAGAGCTTCAGCATGAGAAGAGAGAGTTAGTTATTAAGCTCGATGCAGCTGAGGCTAGAATCGCGACATTATCCAGTACTACCGAG ACGGAAATGGTGGCGAATGTTAGAGAAGAGGTGAATAAGTTAAAGCACACAAATGAAGATCTCTTAAAGCAAGTAGAGGGACTCCAGATCAACCGTTTTAGTGAAGTCGAGGAGCTTGTTTACCTTCGTTGGGTCAACGCGTGTCTACGGTTCGAGCTTCGAAACTACGAGACACCAGCTGGGAAAACATCTGCTCGTGACTTGAACAAAAACCTGAGCCCAAGATCCCAAGAAAAAGCTAAACAGTTAATGTTAGAGTACGCGGGTTCTGAACGTGGACAAGGTGGGGACACTGACCTCGACAGCAACTTTTCTCTACCGTCGTCTCCCGGAAGTGAGGATTTCGACACTGCTTCGATCGATAGTTCCATGAGTCGGTATAGTAGTCTTAGTAAAAAACCTAGTTTGATTCAAAAACTTAAGAAATGGGGTAAAGGCAAAGACGATTATCAATCTAGCGCTCTTTCTTCACCTTCAAGATCATTTTCAGGCGGGTCTCCACGGCCTAGCTCTAGCCAGAAACCGAGAGGCCCGTTAGAAGCTCTTATGTTGAGAAATGCTGGTGAGTCTGTAGCGATCACCACGTTCGGAGAGGGTGATCAAGAATCCCCTAATTCTCCTTCTGATCCGAACAATGTCGCATCATCATTCCAGTTAATGTCTAGATCAGTTGAAGGCGTTTTAGACGAAAAGTACCCTGCGTATAAAGACCGTCATAAGCTCGCTTTAGAACGTGAAAAGAAAATCAAGGAAAAAGCCAATCAAGCTAGAGCAATTCGGTTTGGTGATACGTCAGGTTACAAACCACCAATCAACAGTAAGACAGTTAGTTTACCGCCAAAACTCGCTCAAGTTAAGGAACGAGTAACACTAACTCCTGACGCTTCCGCCAATCAGTCTACTGATGGAAGTGAACTTGGTTCTTCAACGGTTAGTAAGATGCAATATGCAGACATTGAAAAGAGACCACCTAGGACCGCACGTCCTCCGCCCAAACGGACAGGTGGGGCTCCTGCTGCCACCGCTAATCCGGTGGTGTCTGGAGGTGGGCCTCCTCCTCCACCTCCCCCACCAGGGGCTCCACCGCCACCTGGTgggccgccaccaccaccccctCCGCCAGGAAGCCTTGGCAGAGGAGCTGGCGGTGGTGACAAAGTTCACCGCGCTCCAGAACTGGTTGAGTTCTACCAGAGCTTGATGAAACGTGAAGCGAAGAAGGATACATCTGTTATATCCACTATTACGTCTACCACGGCAGATGCAAGGAGTAACATGATTGGGGAGATTGAGAACCGATCGACTTTCCTGTTGGCT GTAAAAGCTGATGTGGAAACTCAAGGTGATTTTGTCGAGTCACTTGCTTCGGAAGTCCGTGCTGCTTCGTTTACAGACATAGAAGATCTGCTGGCCTTTGTAAACTGGCTAGATGAAGAACTTTCCTTCTTG GTTGACGAGAGGGCAGTACTGAAGCACTTTGACTGGCCAGAAGGGAAAGCAGATGCACTGAGAGAAGCAGCCTTTGAATATCAAGATCTAATGAAACTTGAATCACAAGTAACTAACTTTGTTGATGATCCCAATCTCTCTTGTGAAGCTGCTTTGAAGAAGATGTACAAGTTGCTTGAAAA GGTGGAGAACAGCGTTTATGCATTACTACGAACAAGGGACATGGCTATGTCTAGATACAAAGAATTTGGCATCCCAGTCAACTGGTTGCAAGATTCAGGTGTCGTAGGCAAG ATCAAGCTGGCGTCTGTACAATTGGCTAGGAAGTACATGAAGCGCGTTGCATCAGAACTTGATGCATTGGATGGACCCGAGAAAGAACCAAACAGAGAGTTTTTGGTGCTTCAGGGCGTGCGTTTTGCTTTTCGTGTTCATCAG